In one Solanum lycopersicum chromosome 11, SLM_r2.1 genomic region, the following are encoded:
- the LOC104644667 gene encoding B3 domain-containing protein Os12g0592300-like: protein MSHPKFIQIICSLDELYRLRIPPVFAESHCKDMLNHVFLQAPHGKAWEVEVEHSQGQIWLAKGWKEFSNLYAISVKQLLMFTYNARDLLDVTIFGMDTVEIKYPIQDIESYDSMDIFDHSTENLSHGPLVAKIIQKRQEGEEKDDIRLNLQTDANVIEGEEEYIPVNLQINANIIEEEEEDIPVNLQTSANELAEEESQDQEVEEDNHRSEEVGQKNNNRHSVVNLADDTPYFEIVIKKTHTTYLVRFNNLYIC from the exons ATGTCTCATCCAAAGTTCATTCAAATCATTTGTTCCTTGGATGAATTATATCGTCTC AGGATTCCACCAGTATTCGCAGAGAGCCACTGCAAGGACATGTTAAATCATGTGTTTCTTCAGGCTCCCCATGGAAAAGCATGGGAGGTCGAAGTGGAACATTCTCAAGGACAAATTTGGTTGGCGAAAGGGTGGAAGGAATTTAGTAACTTATACGCAATAAGCGTCAAGCAACTTTTGATGTTTACATACAATGCTCGTGATCTTTTAGATGTCACCATATTTGGTATGGATACAGTTGAAATTAAATATCCGATACAAGATATTGAATCATATGATTCTATGGATATTTTTGATCATTCTACTGAAAATCTGAGCCATGGCCCCTTAGTTGCGAAGATAATACAAAAAAGACAAGAAGGGGAAGAAAAGGATGATATTCGACTGAACCTTCAGACTGATGCAAATGTAATTGAGGGAGAAGAGGAATATATTCCAGTTAACCTTCAGATTAATGCTAATATAATtgaggaagaagaggaagataTTCCGGTTAACCTTCAAACTAGTGCTAACGAACTTGCGGAAGAAGAGTCTCAAG ATCAGGAGGTCGAAGAAGATAATCATAGAAGTGAAGAAGTTGGTCAAAAGAATAACAATCGGCATAGCGTGGTGAACTTAGCTGATGACACTccatattttgaaattgttattAAAAAGACACACACTACCTATTTGGTAAGGTTTAATAATTTGTACATTTGCTAG